DNA from Candidatus Campbellbacteria bacterium:
CGGGTAAATACCAAACGGGATCGCCTCTTGCTTCGCTCGAGACGCTACATTTTTATACTCGTTACACTCGTTAAAAATATGCGCCTACGGTTCGATCCCTACTCCATAAAAACATAAATCAAAAACACCCACACAGAGTGCGTGGGTGTTTTTGGTTTTGCTCCTCGGGTAGGGATCGAACCTACGACCATCGCCTTAACAGGGCGCCGCTCTACCGCTGAGCTACCGAGGAATATTTCTACTTTTTAATATACCCTGTCGAAATTCTCTTCCTTCTCCAGTTTTCAAAAATTTTTCTCGCATACGCGCTTTGGCGCGTGTTTCGCATTTTTCTGAATAAACAAGCATGAGAGGTCGGCGGGCTTTGGTTGGTCGCACGCTACCTCCATTATGTTCACGAACACGACGAGAAATGTTTTTTGTAAGCCCAGTATAAAAACCAGAATCTTTCTGGCTTTGTAAAATATAGACATAATACATGGCCTTATTTTATCACCGTCGCTGAGCCCTGCCTGCCGGCAGGCAGGTACCGAGGAATATATTTCTGCAATGTACAACTAACAGTAGTATAGTGATTTTTTGGAAAAAATCAAAAGAATAGATACACTTGATGGCATGAAACCCCTTGTTCGACTCCCCTTCATTTTTCTACTCGCATTCATTCTCAACTTTGTGTGGGAAGAATTACACTCTGTGTTGTATGTACATTATCAAGGTGAAGCGATTACACACCTCATCTTGTTACGTGCGGGACTTTTTGATGCATTCTTTATTACACTTGTATCGCTTCCCTCTCTGTTCATTCCAAAACTCCGCGGAAACCTTATTCTCCCAACCATTCTCGCAACTATTTTTGCAATAGGACTTGAACTGTTTGCTCTCAATACGGGACGTTGGGTATACACAGACGCCATGCCACTCATTCCATATATACAAACAGGATTCACTCCCTCAATTCAACTTGGTCTACTGACTCTCATCACACTATTTGTAGTACTACAAAAAGAAAAGGAGCCGATTGCCTAGAGTGTTCTCGGGTGGTAGAATGCTGTTATCTCTATCAGGGGATGGAGGTGCTTATTATTAAACAAGCCTAATATGAGGAATGCCGTCGTATGACGGGTCAGCATGGGGCTTACTCCCCTTTTTTGTATTAACGATGCATGTATGTGAATCACACAGTGTGGTTCCCCACTGAGACGTTAGTACACAACAGACATTAGTATGACTACAGACACACTTATATCTACAGAAGATGTAGATGTTAAAGATAAAAAAGCAGACCGCATGATGAACGACTTTCTCGTTCAGACAAAAAATCCTCCCGCAGTAGGAGATATTGTTGAAGGACGTGTTATTGCGCTTCACAAATCATCCGTCTTTGTTGACGTCGCACCATTTGGTACAGGAATTATTTTCGGTCGCGAGTTCAACAACGCGCGAGACATCATCAAAAACATTTCAATTGGAAATGAAGTAACCGCAACGGTTGTTGATAGCAACAACGCTGACGGGTATTTTGAGTTGTCTCTCCGCGAAGCACGCCAAGCACTCATCTGGAGCGAGGCGGAAAAAGCGGTCCGAGAAAAAATCTCATTTGTGCTTCCTATTAAAGAAGCAAATAAAGGTGGTCTTATTCTTGAATGGCAAGGAATTGCTGGATTTCTTCCTGCGTCACAACTCTCAACAGACAAATATCCTCGCGTTGAAGGCGGTGATAAAGACAAAATCTTTGATGAATTACAGAAGCTCGTTGGACAAACATTGCAGGTAACACTCATCACTGCAGATCCAAAAGAAGGAAAACTTATCTTCTCGGAAAAAGGGACTGACCAGAAAGAAAAACAGGCGCTTGTTGAGAAGTACGCAGTTGGAGATGATGTTGAAGGAGAAATCACTGGCATCGTTGACTTTGGTGTCTTCATTAAAGTTGAAGACGGCCTTGAGGGACTCGCGCACATTTCTGAACTTGACTGGGGTCTCGTTGATAACCCACGTAAAATCTTCACTGTTGGACAAAAGGTTCGCGCACGCATTATTGAAGTGAAGGATGGAAAGATTTCTCTTTCTATCAAAGCACTCAAAGAAAATCCTTGGGGAGCAGCCGCAAAGAAATTTGCGAAAGATGACATCGTACAGGCCGTCATCATCAAGTACAATAAACACGGAGCACTCGCATCCATTGAAGAAGGTGTTGCTGGTTTGGTACACGTTTCAGAGTTTGAATCTATTGAAAAATTGCGCGAGACACTTGAGCTCGGTAAATCATACGCATTCAAAATCAACCTCTTTGATCCAAAAGACCAACGCATGACACTTTCCTACACTGGAGCAAACAGTAAATAATTATTTTCACGTAGTGAAAACGAACGAACGCCACTCCTCCTAGGGTGGCGTTTTGTTTTTACCTGCAGGAAAATCTAGAGAACAGACAGAGGAGGTGTGCGTTTTGACGAGAGAAGGTTGCTCATCTCCTCCGTAAGCACGCAAAATGCGATTGCTTCCTCGAGAATGGGGTCAAACGGTACCGCTCTGCCAATGAGCCATTCTCCGCACAAGGTGCACTCAATCTCAATAACCCCCCAACTACCATCTTCCATGGAAAATGGCGTTTGTGTCTTCTCACCGTCGTGAAGACACAACATCTGGTTCTGGTGCGCCATGTGAGAACCCCTTTCGTAGGTATATATCGGATACGATTCTGGAAACAACTCTACGCCACAAAATAGTTTTGTGCAAGAAAATCAATTACACATGTTCATCGCACGACCACGCCCGTCACGCACGATGAGTACAAGTGCTTCACCTATTTTTTTTGTCACTTTTTTGAGTGTAACGGCATCATCTTTTACCACCTTTCCTAAAATAAATGTAAGCACCTTCTCCTCTCCTTGTGGTTTTCGCAACTTGCCCGTAGACGTTGTTGGTGTAACGCCAACACGAATACGAACAAATGCTCGTGTTTTTAGTTGCTTCATCACAGAATCCACACCTCGGTGCCCCCCAGGCCCCCTATCAAATGAAATCTTGAATGAACCCAGTGGAATATCAATATCGTCATGTACCACAACAATATATTCCGGTTTTATT
Protein-coding regions in this window:
- the pth gene encoding aminoacyl-tRNA hydrolase, with the protein product MKYLIVGLGNPGDEYEHTRHNIGRDAVTAFAQKMDFDSFEKESKAEALVSKGKINPHTVECVLPETFMNKSGLAVAYLAKVRKIKPEYIVVVHDDIDIPLGSFKISFDRGPGGHRGVDSVMKQLKTRAFVRIRVGVTPTTSTGKLRKPQGEEKVLTFILGKVVKDDAVTLKKVTKKIGEALVLIVRDGRGRAMNMCN
- a CDS encoding GIY-YIG nuclease family protein — its product is MYYVYILQSQKDSGFYTGLTKNISRRVREHNGGSVRPTKARRPLMLVYSEKCETRAKARMREKFLKTGEGREFRQGILKSRNIPR
- a CDS encoding S1 RNA-binding domain-containing protein, encoding MTTDTLISTEDVDVKDKKADRMMNDFLVQTKNPPAVGDIVEGRVIALHKSSVFVDVAPFGTGIIFGREFNNARDIIKNISIGNEVTATVVDSNNADGYFELSLREARQALIWSEAEKAVREKISFVLPIKEANKGGLILEWQGIAGFLPASQLSTDKYPRVEGGDKDKIFDELQKLVGQTLQVTLITADPKEGKLIFSEKGTDQKEKQALVEKYAVGDDVEGEITGIVDFGVFIKVEDGLEGLAHISELDWGLVDNPRKIFTVGQKVRARIIEVKDGKISLSIKALKENPWGAAAKKFAKDDIVQAVIIKYNKHGALASIEEGVAGLVHVSEFESIEKLRETLELGKSYAFKINLFDPKDQRMTLSYTGANSK